The following proteins are encoded in a genomic region of Brachypodium distachyon strain Bd21 chromosome 1, Brachypodium_distachyon_v3.0, whole genome shotgun sequence:
- the LOC100822617 gene encoding mitochondrial pyruvate carrier 4: protein MASSKLQAFWNHPAGPKTIHFWAPTFKWGISIANIADFAKPPEKISYPQQVAVACTGIIWSRYSMVITPRNLNLFSVNVAMAGTGLYQLSRKIRKDYFSDEEEAAASLEGQ from the exons ATGGCTTCTTCAAAGCTTCAAGCCTTTTGGAACCATCCTGCTGGCCCCAAAACCA TTCATTTTTGGGCTCCAACATTTAAATGGGGTATCAGCATTGCAAATATTGCTGACTTTGCTAAGCCTCCTGAAAAGATATCCTATCCTCAGCAAGTTG CTGTTGCCTGCACTGGAATAATCTGGTCACGCTACAGCATGGTTATCACACCG AGAAACTTGAACCTTTTCAGTGTTAATGTTGCAATGGCTGGTACAGGCTTGTACCAACTTTCCCGCAAGATAAG GAAAGACTACTTTtctgacgaggaggaggctgctGCATCGTTGGAAGGACAGTGA